The Pseudodesulfovibrio cashew genomic sequence AGCCAACTCGCTCAACTGCTTTCCGGCCCGGATCATCTCCTCGCGGTGCCTCTCGATCTCGCGCTGCTGCTCCAGCGTTCGGGAAATATCGATAAAGGAACTGGCGACCCCCACGACCCGACGTCCGGAATCGCGAATCACATTGATGTACATCATGCAAGGAAAAGTCCTTCCGTTCCAGAGGGTAAGGTCAAGGGTTTCCCGAAAGTCCTCTTCGCCCTTGAGCGCCTTTTCCGTGAAGGACTCACGGTCATCACCGTAAAAAGCCCGAGACACGGATTGTCCCAGTATGTCTTTCTCAGGTTTGTCGAGCAAGGCAAGGAATCCCTTACTGCATAACGAGATCCGCCCTTCCCGGTCACAGAGGATGGCAGGATACCCCAACCCCTTGAACGCACTTTCGAAAAAAGCCACCCGCTCCCTGATCGAGCCCAGACACTCTGCCAACGGCGAAAGCAACGGCACAGAGTCGGCTCCTACGGACAGATCCCGCCCTTCGGCAAGCGCCTCCAGTCCTCGGAGCAACACCCTCCGGCGCCGAGCGGAATATACCATTCCCCCGACACCGCAAATCAGTGAGAGACAAGCGGCCACGCCAAAAGCAGCCCAGCCCCCGATCTTGAAGGCCACGGCAAAGAGCAAACAAAGGACAACGGTCAATGCAGCAATCACCTGGTGCTCCCCCTTGCCCCTGTTTCCCCATCCTGAATATGACGGAAAATGTCAGGGATTAGTTGTGCCACCTAAGCCATGAGTACTCGGTATTCCTGGGAAAAGCAATTGCCGCCCAAAAAAGAGGAAATATAGAGAAGAAGTCGCCGCCCGGCTGCGCTCAATTACCTGTCCGCTTTCGCAGAAGCCGCAACGCCCTACGCTCGCGGTACTTGCGGATGGCGAATAAAGAAACGAAATAGGTGATGATAGTGGCTGGTATTCCGAAAGCCAATCCGCCAGCCAGCATGACGAGGAAAACGTCCCAACCGGCGGAGATCATCTTCTCCATGGCTAGGTTGTTGGGGTCGAACGCCACATTCAAAGGCGTCACCACGCTGCCGACCTTGTAGAGAAAATAGTAGAACGGAACCATGGTGAAGGCGTTGGAATAGCAGGTAGCGAGCCAGGCCGCGAGCTTGTTCACCCTGAAAAGAAAAGCCAATCCGATAACCACCACCGACTGGAACGGAATGATGGGCAATGCGCCGATGAACATCCCAAGCGCCATGGCCGCCGCCAGATTCCTGGCCGACGACTTCTGTCGCATGAGCCGGAGATACCAATACTTGGTCCATCTCTTCAGTCTGCTCCACCAGTCCGGACGGGCCTGTTGCGGCGCCTCCGGCGGCAAGTGCCTCTTCAAATCCGCCACGAATTACTCCAACACATCAAACCTGTTGAATTTCATGACGAAGGCAGCCCTCCCCTGAGTGGCGGAACGCAGATCCGTGGTGAATCCGAACAATCCGGCCAGCGGTGCAAGCCCTTGAACTATCTTCTGACCGGACCTGTCGAGCATGTTCTCGATTTTGGCTCCCTTGGAGCCAAGCAAACCGACGACTTCGCCCACGAAATCCTCGGGCACGCCGATCTCCACCCACATAATGGGCTCCATGAGCCTGGGGTCGGCCTTGCGCAATGCGTCCTTGAGAGCCATGGCCGCAGCCATACGGTATCCCACCGGGCTGGATTCGCCGTCTTGGCGGTCGAGTCCGGTGACCCGGACGCGGACATCCTGCACAGGGTAGCCGCGCACAACGCCACTTTGCAGGCCGTCAGAGATGCCCTCCTCCACGGCTTCAAGCCACGGTCCTGGGTAGGCCTCAAAATCCACTTCCAGAGATATTTTCCGACCGGTTTCCCTTTCCCTAGGTTCCACAGAAAGAGTGACACCGCCAAAATGCATTTCGCCGCCGAGTTCGCGCCGGAACTCCCCTTTGCCCACACCCTTGGAGGCTACTGTCTCCTGGTACACCACTTGCGGCTTACCTGCCCGAGGCTCCAGATTGTACTCGCGCCGAAGCCGTTCGAGCACCACATCCAAATGAAGCTCGCCCATGCCGGAAAGGATGATCTGATCCGTATCCTCGTCCCTCCGAAGTTCCAGGGTCGGGTCTTCCATCAGGTACTTTTCCAATACCTCGTCGAGCTTCTCGGCCTCCTCGGAGTTCCTCGGCTCGATGGCCAGAGAGATGACCGGCTTGTAATCGGCAATCTGCTCCAATAAAATAGGATCCGTCTCATGACAGAGTGTGTCGCCGGTCCGGGCGAATTTCATGCCTGCGGCACCGATCATGTCACCCGCAAAGGCAGTCTCGATCTTTTCTCGGCGTCCTGCATGCAGGCGGAAGAGTCGGGCCACCCGCTCCTGTTTATCCTGCGTGACGTTGTACACCGTGTCGCCCGCAGAGAGCTTGCCCGAATAAATTCGCATCATGGCCAGCTTCCGACCGGAATCCATGGCCACCTTGAACACCAGCGCGGACAGCGGCTCCTTGTGAGACACCGCAAAAGACTTGCGGTTGCCGCTGGCGGGTTCTATGCCCGTAGCGGCAGGCACTTCCAGTGGGCTGGGCAAATAGTCGCAGATGGCAGCCATAACCGGTTGCACACCGATATTCCTGAGCGCTGATCCGACCAGGACGGGCACCATGCGCTGAGACAGCGTGCCCTTGCGCAGCGCCTCGCGAATCTTAGCGGTGGGAACATCATCTCCGGCCAGGTAGAGATCAAGAATCTCCTCGTCTTCCTCGGCTGCGGCCTCGATAAGCTTTTCGCGCCACGACTCCAGCCTGGCCGTCTCTTCCCCGCTCAGTTCATGGGCGGCATACTTCACGCCGCTGCTTCCCTGATCGAATTCCAGCCGCCGCATCTCGACGAGGTCAAAGACGCCTTTGAATTCGTCCCCCTCGCCGTCGGGATACTGAATGGGCACAGTGTTGGCCCCAAGCTTGGTGCGAATGGAATCCACCACCGCCTCAAAGTTCGCCCCAAGCCGATCCATCTTGTTGACGAACGCCAGCTTGGGAACGTGATAGGCTTCGCTCTGCCTCCACACCGTTTCCGATTGCGGCTCAACGCCGGAGACGCCGCAGAAAACGCCAACTGCGCCGTCAAGTACGCGCAGTGAGCGCTCCACCTCGATCGTGAAGTCCACATGCCCTGGGGTGTCGATGATATTGATCATGCACGGATCCCACTGGCAGGACGTCACCGCCGAAGTGATGGTGATGCCGCGCTCCTGTTCCTCGGGCATGTAGTCCATGGTGGCCGTCCCCTCATGGACCTCTCCGATACGATGTATCTTCCCTGAATAATAGAGAATCCTTTCGGTCAGCGTCGTTTTTCCCGCATCAATATGCGCGATGATGCCGATATTGCGAAGGGCTCCAAGCGCCTTCGCGGAAGGAGCGTTTGCCTTGCTCACGTCAGCCTCCGATGGTCCAGGCGGTACAGTGGGATTGAAAATGGTCGAGATGCAGGTCCGGCCAGACCCAGCAGCCTTCCTGCCCTGGGCCCAACACCAGCCGCATGCGCGGCAGGCCCCGGTCCGCATGGCTTGCGGGAAGGTAAGCCACGTCGGCGGCCACGGAAATACAGTCTTCGAATGCGCCGGGAGCACGGGTGAAGCTTTCTCCCGGCAGTTCGCTTTCCGCTCCATAAACGGTAAAACGCATGTCTGGATGCGTGAACGCCAGCACCTCTAAGTCGAAAGTGTCGGGTTCCTCCATCCAGACTGAGGCCGACCGGCTGAAGCGGGGCCTCCAGAAAGTCATGCGGGATGCGGCCTGCATCTCGCTGCTCTTGATTGCACCGGCCCTTGGCCCAAGAACGGTGACTGCGCCCGACGCTTCCGATTCCCTGAGCTCGGAGAACAGTTTCCTGGCCCGGCTCTCGTTCAGGTCTACCACGAACTCCTGGCCAGCCAGTTCTAAACCGGTAAGAATAGGCTTGGGCCACGGCGCACCCTCAGTCACCCGGACGGCCAGCAGCTTTTCCACGCCGCCCGCCATGGCCGGGACCAGCCCGGCCAGCAAACGGGCCGGGGACAACAGAGTATCGTCAAAAAGGACTACTCCGAAATCCACCGGTGCGTAAGCGGACCGGGTATCGAACCCAGCCTGCCAATGCCGGACGATCTCGCCGCTCGGGTCCTTGCGCGGCCCATACCAGTCGAACAGTCGGGCGATGCAGGTCTTCAGCCACGCCCTCTTCTGCTCCCCCACCTCATCGTAGGCCGCAGCAAAGAATTCGTCGTCCGGGACGAATTCGTTCAGCCACTGGGGGAACTCGAAGGATGCTTGCTTCATGGGGTACAAAGGGGGCGTGGTAGCCACCCGAGGGTTAAAGCCATTTTTTGAGCCACAGCTTCCAACTGTCCTGAATACGCTGTCGCTCCTCTTCCGACAAGGTCTTCTGATATTCAAAGTAGGAATATTCCGCCCGTTTGCGCGCGTAATCGCGCAAATCCGGTATGTCTGAGAAGTTCTCAACCACATACTGATAGCGATGCCAGGCGGGACCATACTGTTCCGTCCGCCAGAAGAAGTCCGCCACAAACACTTCATGTTCGGCGAGAATTCTCCGGCTCTTGGTGATCAGATCCTTGGCCGTCTCCGCGTATTTGGAATCGGGATACGTTTCGCGCAGGCGGTAGAAGTACTCCAGCCCTTCCTTGATATTTTCCTGACGACGGTCAATGGACTGGAAGAGTTCATAGTTGGCATATCCGATCTGGAACAGGACATAGGGGATCTCTTCGTTGCTCGGGTGCAACGCCTCGAATTCCTTGTAGGCGTCCAATGCCATCATGAATTTCTCGTCCAGAAAATACGCATCGCCAAGGGCCAGTTCCGCCTTGAGCGCATAGGGACTGAAGGGAAAACGATCCTTGAGCTTGTTGAAGTACTCCTGGGCGTTGTCGTACTCCTTGGCGTCCATGGCATCCATGCCCGCCTCGTAGATTTCCTGGGCCGTGTCTTCGGGCGGCGGCAGGAAAATGCTGTCGATCAGCGAACAGCCGGATGACAGCAAGAGGACGAACAGGAACGCCGTAACATACGCTACACGCATGGACTCTCCTAACCGTCGAGCTGTTCGAGATAGGTGAAGGCGGCAGTGGCGGCAGTGGCTCCGTCGCCCACGGCGCTGGCCACCTGGCGGCACATCTTGGACCGGATGTCGCCCGCAGCGAAAACGCCGGGGACGTTCGTCCGCATCTCCACGTCAGTGATGATGCCGTTGCGGTCCTTCCCGATTTCTTCCGGAACAAAGTCCATGATGGGCTCAAAACCGACAAAAATGAACGACGCGTCCACCTTGAGCGTAGAGGTCTCGTCAGTGGCCACGTTGCGCAGAGCCAGGGACTCGACGTCCTCGGCGCCCTGAATCTCATCGACCACGGTGGAACGGATGATTTCGATCTTGTCGTGGTTGAAGCACTTGTCCTGATAGCAGACCAGACCGCGGAACTCGTCGCGACGGTGGATAAGATAGACTTTGTTCACTAGCCGCGCCAGGTACAGAGCCTCTTCCAGTGCGGAGTTACCCCCACCGATGACGGCAACGTCCCGGTCCCGGAAGAAGTTGCCGTCACACAGGGCGCAGTAGGAAACCCCCCGGCCCAGCAACCGCTCCTCGCCCGGCACGCCTAGCTTGCGGTAGCGCGAGCCGGTAGCCAGGATGATGGTCTTGGCATGCACGATCTCCTCGCCCACCGATATGGCATGCAAGGATTCACCGACCTCAATGCTCCGGACCTCATCGTAAATACGGCCCAGGGGATATTCATCCAACTGTGCGGAAAACTTGTCGGCCAGTTCCCAGCCCTGAAGGCCGCCGGGGAAGCCGGGATAGTTCTCGATCTCCGAGGTCATCAAAACCTGGCCGCCCGGGGAGAGCTTTTCGATCATGGCGGTTTTCACGCCAGCCCGCAAAAGATAAAGGGCAGCCGTCATTCCTGCCGGGCCGCCCCCTATGACTACAGCGTCATACGAATTCATGTAATTACAGTGCCTTCTTGGTGATCATTTCCTTGATGCTGCTCTTGGACACGGCTCCGGTGGACTGGTCCACGACTTCGCCGTCCTTGAACAGGATCAGGGTGGGGATGGCGCGGATGCCGTACTTGCCGGGAGTGGCGGAATTCTCGTCAACGTTCATCTTAACGATTTTGACCTGACCGTCATATTCCTCCGCCAGTTCATCGATGACCGGTCCCATGGCCCGACAGGGGCCACACCAGGGAGCCCAGAAATCAATAAGGACAGGAACATCGCTCTTCAGTACTTCCTGTTCGAAATTGCCATCCGTGATTTGATTAGCCATTTGCGTCTCCTTTTTTCGGCTCCCAGCCGTCATTCACTTCAATGTGGACCGCCCCGGGAACCCGGAACGAAGCATATTCAATCAATTCACATAAAATAGGGGGTACGCACCCCCCTGTCAAGAACCGCCGCCAGAATAATAACCTGCCTCTCAGCTTTTGCCAACCGTCCAATCCAGGGGCACAACCCTCCCCCGGGGCACGGCTTCAAGGGCCAGGTCATGGTGCAGTCCCGCCTCGGATAAAAGAGAACCGGCATAAGCGATCATGGCCCCGTTATCGGTGCACAATGAGAGAGCCGGCAGGGTCAATCGAAGTCCATTCTCATCCGCCAGCCGTCCCATGAACTCGCGCACCATGGAATTGGCGGCCACACCGCCCGCCACGATCAGACTGCGGACCTCGCCCGCCTGTCGCAACGCGCGCTCCACTTTGATCCGCAGGGTATCGGCCACACTCCAGTTGAAGGAGGCGCAGACTCTGGCCAGCGCCTCCCGCCGCTCGCCGGAAAGCTGCTTCACCGCATCAGCGTCAGCCATCTCTGAAAACACCAGTTCGGGATGAGCGTTCACATGGTTTGCCACGGCTGTCTTAAGTCCGCTGAAGCTGAAATCCAAACTTGGGTTGTCGATGAAGGCGCGGGGAAAAAGCTTCGTATCGGGCTCGGCCTCACTGCCTAGCTCGTCAATAAACCTTCCACCGGGATACGGGAAATTCAACGCCTTGGCCACTTTGTCAAAGGCTTCACCTGCGGCGTCGTCCAGCGTTCTCCCCAGTAGTTCGAACTCTGTCGGCGAGGATATCAGGTAGGTGTGGGTGTGGCCGCCCGAGACCAGTAGCCCCAGCGCGGGGAAGACAAGTTCCCCGTTCAGTCCGGGAGCCAACAAGTGAGCCCAGAGATGATTGACCCCGATGAGCGAGGCCCCGGAGGCAAGGCAAAGCCCCTTGGCAAAGGATACTCCCACAAGCAGACTGCCGAGCAACCCCGGCCCCCTGGCCACGGCCACATTGTCGATCTCCTCAGGTTCTACACCGGTCTCGTCCAGCAGTTCGCGGAACAGTCTCGGCAGCACCCGCAGATGCTCCCGCGAGGCGATCTCCGGCACCACACCGCCGAACAGCGCGTGCACGTCAATCTGGGTAGCCAGCTTCTCACCCACGAGCCGTCCGCCCCGAACCAGGGCCACGGCGGTTTCGTCACAGGAGGTCTCAATGCCGAGGGTGAGCATTATTTCTTCTTCTTTCTCCGGGACTCGGACTCGAATATCTCCTGCACTTTCTGCACGTCGTTCAGGGAACCGCAGAAAAAGGGAATACGCTGGTGCAGGTGTTCAGGCTCGATATCCAAGATGCGGGTAAGCCCATCGGTGGCCATGCCGCCCGCCTGCTCGACAATGTAGGCCATGGGATTGCACTCGCAGGTAAGGCGGAGCTTGCCCGCGGGCTTCTTGGGGTCGCGCAGGTCGGCGGGGTACATAAAAATACCGCCATAGAGAAGATTACGATGAAAATCAGCCACCAGAGAGCCGATGTAGCGCCCGCTGTACGGCTTGTTCAGGGCGTTCTTGGGCGACTTGAAGTAGGCCAGGGCCGTCTTGGTGTCCCTCTCCCAGTATCGCTCGTAGCCCTCGTTCACCGAGTATATCTTACCCTGCTCCGGGATACGGATATTGGGATGGGAGAGTATAAACTCGCCCACACTCGGGTCCATGGTGAACCCGTGCACGCCGTCCCCTGTGGTGAAGACGAGCATGGTAGAGGAGCCGTAGAGGATGTAGCCCGCGGCAACCTGTTCGCTTCCCGGTTGCAGGACATCTCCGGACATGAGCGGGGACTCCGGGTTGGACTTGCGCTTGAAGATGGAAAAGATGGTCCCGATGTTGACATTGACGTCGATATTGGAGGAACCGTCCAGCGGGTCGAAAATAATGATGTAATCGCCCCGGGGCAAAGTTTCCGGCACTTCGATGATGTCAGCGTTCTCCTCGGAGGCCATGGCGCAAAGCACGCCGGAGCGGGCCAGGCGGTGGATCAGGATGCGATTGGCGTATTCGTCGAGCTTCTTGACCTCCTCTCCCTGGACGTTGACCTCGCCAGTGAAGCCGAGGACGTCCACCAAGCCGGCCTTGTTCACGGCGCGTGAAATAATCTTGGCCGAAAGGACCAGCTCATTGAAGAGCCTGGTCAATTGGCCGGTAGCGCCGGGCACCATCTTCTGGTGCAGCAGAATATGTTCGGTAACCGTAACCTGTTGTGGCATTCAAGCTCCCCTTGCCGAGGTTTTCAGCAACGCATTCATTCTCAAAATAGCCAGGAACCGGAATCCGCGTTCGGGTCCACCGATTCCGTGGCATAGATGTACGGGTCCTTGCCCACGTAACGTACAAGCCATGTGTAGTACTTCTCTCCAGCCTTGACTTGGCCGTGCACCTCGTCCTCCAGCAGCGTGTTCCAGTCCACCGCCATCAGGGCCTCCTTGTTCACGTCCGCGCCGCGCGACCAGACGCCGCCGCCGGGGTGAATGATGATCAGCTCCTTGGGCTCGGGGCACAGGGAAAGCAAGGCGCGCGGGTCGAACCCGACACCAATGAGTCCCCGGAAATCGAGATCCTGAAAATAAGGCCGTCCGATGTACAGTTCCGGGCCGAGATCCGAGTAATCGACGACGGTCAGCAGCCGGATTCGCCGCCAGATACCTTCGAAGACCAACGGCTTGGAAATCTTCTTCACCGGAATCTCCGGCTGCATGAAGATAATGGTGCCGTCCTCATCCGTGACCAGCACCCGGTTAACCCACGGGAACCTGGCGAGCAACAGGTCCAGCCACTCCACTCCGGGCAGGGTGTCCCTGTCGTCCACAAATCGGGCCAGGGAGGTCAGCGGACCGTCCACAGGGGTGAACAGTCTGGCCAGCTTCTCCTGGTTCGGATTCTCAAACTGGTAGCTGTCCGTATTGATCTCAGGCGGAGGATCGATGAACTCCTTGGTGGATTGCCAGGAGTCCTTGGCGTAGTCCCTCGTAGAAGTCCACGCCCCGCAACCGGTGAGCGGCAGCAGGAGCGCCAGCAATATCAAGTAGCAATATTTCATTGTGTCAACTTTCATGAAAACACGACGGAGTCCTTACCGGCTCCCGCCGAGGTAGGTTGGTTGCTAATTCTGCACCCGGGCTTCGAAACGGGACGCCAGGGTTTCCAAGGTGGAGATGAGACGGTTCTTGGCATGGGCGCTGAAGGCGTCCTCGCGCGGCGCCGGTTCGACTCCGTCGCGCTCCTCCAGCTCGGCGATACGCTTGCTCAACTCCGCTCTCCGATCGTCGGAGACCGTTGAATGCATCAATTCGCGATAAATTTCCAGTGCGCCGTCAACGTCCCCCTGCGAGGCGAGCAGATCGGCCATGGTCTTGGTGCGCAGGGAAGCGGCGGCCCGCCCTAGCTGGGTCTCTCTTTCCCGAAAGGCACCGTTGGGCACGACTTCAACATTGGGGAAACAGGCTGAAGGCCGTCCCTGGGACGGCGGCGGCAAGGGCGCACCCACCAGCCTCTCGGCCAGGGTGGAAATTCCTTCGAAAACCACGTCGGTCCACTTGATGGTGTCCCCGCTGAGATTGGAGGAGACAAGCATGAGGAAAACCGCAAGATCTCTCTGATCCTCGGGCAGACTCCTGGCCCACCCACGCCAGAATGCGGGGTAATCCTGAAGTGGCGTGATAATGCGCTCAAGCTGATCGTGAACCTCGTCTTCCCTGCCCAGTTCGGTCAGGAGCTCCAGCAGGAGCATGCGGGCTTCAAGATAATCGGGATGACGGTCGAGTCCCTTGCGCAGGGTAATGACGGCATCCTCGGGCATGCCGTTTTCGACGAAAAGTTTGGCCAACGGGAAAAAGACTCGGGAACCGGGCTCCAGGGAGAGAACTTCTTGATACCACTCAATTTTGTCGCTCATCGCCACCCTCTTTGCTCTTGGCAATATCATCCGGGAATATATACAGGATCTCGTCCTTCTTCACAAAATTCATCCGCTCGCGCACGACCTTCTCCTGATAGGCCTTGTCCGACTTAAGGCGACGGATCTCCCGGCTCAGGTCCAGGCTCTGCTTGTCGACCGCGTCGATCCGGGCCTGGAGGACTTCATACCGGCTCTTGAGCTCCAGATATGCGAAAACGCCCTGATCGCTCCATATCAACCGAAACAGCAGGAACAGGTTGATGAGGAGCAGCAGAGCGACAAGTACTATTTTACCTCGCATAACGGCTACTGCAACCTGCGTCCCTTGCGGCCGCCCTTCTGGGCCTTGGCCAGGGGCCCGCGCAACTCACGGAGAAAATTCGCGGTGGCGGTCTCGATACGCTCCACGTCCGCTTCGCTCAGATCCACCTTGTCGATCTTCTGCAGAAATGATTTAAGCACTACAAACTCATCCAGCAGGGAATTCCCGTGTTCCAGTTTTTCCAACTGGGACTCGAGTTCCAGGATGGTCTGGAGACAATTGGTGATGCGCACAAGGTAGCTCACGGAATTCATATCGCTCATCGGAGTCACTGCTTTGCGTTTTCGCCACCGCACTCCAGCGGCCTGACTTTTCAGAACGAGTTCGATGGCTTACTGCCTTCAACGTAACACTTATAAAACCCCTTGTCACCACTGAATTTGCTCAATAATACCAAATTGTTGCAGCCCACCATCCAGGAGACGGCTACAACAAGTCTATAAAAAATCGAGAAAAAAGCTGGACATGCCGAAACAACCGGGTCTCAAGGAGTCTTGAGCCCGGCTCCGATCCGACAAATGGTGAGCGCCAGGCTCAATCAGTCGTGACGATCCACTTCTTGTAGAAATCGTACAGGTAATTCCCGCCGGAAATCACCGTCAGGGCCAGGGCAAGCCACAACAGGCCCTGCCCCACGGGCTTGGGATCGAAGCCCAGGATGGGATAGTGGAAAATGAGAAATCCGCCGGCCAGACTCTGAGCCAGGGTCTTGGCCTTGCCGAGCTTGTCGGCAGCCACCACTTCGCCCATCTCCGCCGCAACGGCGCGCATGCCGGTAACAGCCAGCTCTCGGCATACAATAATTATCACGATCCATGCGGGAACGCGCCACTCAGGACCGAGCCGGACAAGCATGATGAAAACAGAACTGATGAGCAGCTTGTCGGCCAGAGGATCCAAGAACTTGCCCAGGTTTGTAATCAGGTTCTGCTGCCGGGCGATACGGCCGTCAAAGAAATCCGTGATACAGGCCAGGAAATAGATGCCGAAGGCCGCGTAGGAGCCGAGCCGGAATTGGAACCACATCTCCAGATAGAGCAGGAAGACCACGATGGGGGCCGCAAGGACCCTCATCATGGTTAGTGTATTGGGCAGATTGAATACTTCTTTTTTCATGTCACAGCCTAGGCATGGGTGGTGGACGCCGCTTCCAGGCTCTTGGCGGCGGCATCGGCGATGGTGTCCGCAAGTTCGGTGAAAGCCTTCTTGGCGAACGATTCCTCCTCCAGCAGTACCACAGGCTTGCCCAGGTCGCCAGCCACAACAGTGGCCGGATCCAATGGGATTTCGCCGAGGAACTCCAGGCCATACTTCTCGGCCAGATCCTTGCCGCCGCCCTTCTTGAACAGGTCGATGGACTCGTGGCAATGCGGGCAGACAAGACCGGACATGTTCTCCACCACACCAAGCACGTTGGCCTTGGCGTATTGAAGGAAGTTGATGGACTTGCGCACGTCGGAGAGGGAGACCTCCTGAGGCGTGGTCACGACCACGGCCAGAGCCTCGGGCACGGTCTTGAGCACAGTCATGGGTTCGTCGCCGGTGCCGGGCGGAGAATCGATAACCAGAAAGTCAAGCTCGCCCCACTGGGTATCCGAGATAAACTGCCGGATGGCCGAAGTCTTCATGGGACCGCGCCACAGCACTGCCTGGTCCGGGTCCTTGAGCAGGGACTCCATGGAGACTACGTGGAGATTCTCGTTGTACTTCTTGGGGATGACCAGAGAGCCACGGTCCATGTCCAACTGGCCGGAAAGTCCCAGAAGCGTCGGCACACTGGGACCGTGAATATCCACGTCGAGGATGCCGACTTTGAATCCCTTGGCGGCCAGGGCCGCCGCCACGTTGACCGAAACAGAGCTCTTCCCCACCCCGCCCTTGCCGGACATGATGAACAACTTGTACTTGATCTTCTCCAGGGTGGACTTGATCATTTCGTCCTGAATCTGCATGCGGGCACTCTTCTGGTCGCCCTTGCCGCTGCTCCCGCAGGAGCCGGAACTGCAATTACTCATCGCATTCTCACTTTATGTTCTTCGTCCCTCAAAGGACCGTCACTATAATCAACTCTTCCTGGACACCCGGTCCAGCAACAACACGGCAGCGGCCCCGGCCAAGACCAGGCTCGCAGCCACAAGTAAATTCGCATCCATGTGAGGCAGGATGTTCTGCTCCCGAAGCAC encodes the following:
- the pgsA gene encoding CDP-diacylglycerol--glycerol-3-phosphate 3-phosphatidyltransferase, whose amino-acid sequence is MKKEVFNLPNTLTMMRVLAAPIVVFLLYLEMWFQFRLGSYAAFGIYFLACITDFFDGRIARQQNLITNLGKFLDPLADKLLISSVFIMLVRLGPEWRVPAWIVIIIVCRELAVTGMRAVAAEMGEVVAADKLGKAKTLAQSLAGGFLIFHYPILGFDPKPVGQGLLWLALALTVISGGNYLYDFYKKWIVTTD
- a CDS encoding Mrp/NBP35 family ATP-binding protein, with protein sequence MSNCSSGSCGSSGKGDQKSARMQIQDEMIKSTLEKIKYKLFIMSGKGGVGKSSVSVNVAAALAAKGFKVGILDVDIHGPSVPTLLGLSGQLDMDRGSLVIPKKYNENLHVVSMESLLKDPDQAVLWRGPMKTSAIRQFISDTQWGELDFLVIDSPPGTGDEPMTVLKTVPEALAVVVTTPQEVSLSDVRKSINFLQYAKANVLGVVENMSGLVCPHCHESIDLFKKGGGKDLAEKYGLEFLGEIPLDPATVVAGDLGKPVVLLEEESFAKKAFTELADTIADAAAKSLEAASTTHA